Genomic segment of Elusimicrobiota bacterium:
CCGGCCCGCGCCCTCTACGACATCTCCTATTTCCCGGACGAGGAGTTCCAGGGCTACGCGTTGCGCCCCATGCCGGCGCCGCGCCCCGCCACGGATGAGGCCAAAGCCGAGCAGCGCCGCGGCCTGGAGGCCATGGTGCAGGAGCACGTCCGCCAGCTGCACCGCCAGGGCCGCCTAGCCAAGGACGAGAACACGGCTTGGTCGGTCTACGATTTCACCAGCGGGGAGAAGCTGGTGGAGATCAACGGGGACCTCAAGCTGCAGGCCGCCAGCCTCATCAAGCCCTTCATCGCTTTGGCCTACATGCACCAGGCCAAGCAGGGTATCCTGGCCTACGACGACGCCGCCCGCGGCCGCTTGGAGCGCATGATCCAGCACTCGGACAACAACGCCACCAACTGGGCCCTGCGCAAGCTCGGCGGCCCGGCGGCCGTCCAGTCCCTGCTGCGCCGGAACTACGGCTCCTTGCTGGCCAACGTCGAGATCGTCGAGTACATCCCCCGGGGCGGGCGGACCTACCGAAATAGAGCCTCGGCGGGCGACTACAGCCGGTTCCTGCTCGCGCTCTGGCGCGAGGAGCTGCCCGGCGCGGTCGAAATCAAGCGCCTCATGGCCTTGCCCAAGCGCGACCGCCTGCGCACCGGGGCGGACCTGCCGCAGGACACCGAGGACTTCAGCAAGACCGGCAGCACCAGCCACCTCTGCGGCGACATGGGCGTGCTCCTGGCCAAGGCGCCGGACGGCCGCGAGTACGCCTACGCACTCATCGGCATCATCGAGAAACGCCACGCGGCCCGGCACTATTTCCGCTGGCTGCACTCCCGGGGCGACATCATCCGCGAGATGTCGGGGGTGTTCTACCGCGTCATCGCCAGCATGCACGGTTTCGGCGCGGGACGCTGACTCTCCCGCTTTTCAGCGGATGATCAGTATCTTCTTCACGACCTTGGCCGCGCCAGGGCTGGTGATGACGGCCAGATACCCCCCCGTGGCCACGTCCTGGCCCGAGTCGTTGCGCGCGTCCCAGCGCAGCTTGCCGCTCGAATCCTCGGAGCTGAAGCTCGTCACCAGACTCCCGGTCAAGGTGTAGATCCTGATGATGACGCTCTGGGGCAGATTGTCGAAGATGATGCCGGAGTTGGGGTCCGCGGCCGAGTAGGGCTTGCCCTGATCCGCATTGCCCCCGTTGGGCCGGTACGGAACGGGATAGACCCGCAGCGTGGACAAGCCGCTCACCGCCCCCGCGCCGAAGGCCGTGAAGATGGACAGATGGCTGAGCTGCCCCACCACCACCTTGTCCACCGTGTCCACGGTCGAGCCCGGCACCGCCTCCCAAAGCCCGCTCGTCTCGTTGAGCGTGTAGAGCTGCAGGGTGTCGGCGCGCACCGGCGGAGAGGTTCCGTCAACGAAGCCCGTGTTGTTGACATCGGAATAGGGGATCCTCACCGTGACCGGCGGGTCCAAAGTCCCGCTGGAGCGCACGCCGTCCACCGCGATGATGAACTCGGTCAAAGACCCCGTCGATTGCCGCAGGCCCGCGGGCGCCACGGCCGCAACGATCAAGGCGGTGGTGTCGCCCGTCAGCGGCCTCTGCAGCGGCGACTCGGAGAGCATCCAGCCCGTGGCCGCGCCCTGCAGCGAGATGGGGATGATGAGCCGCGCCTGACCGTCGCTGCCCGTCAGAGTCTGGCTGGAGGTCCCGCTGATGTAGGAGCCCAGCCCGGGCGTGACCACGGTCACGGTGCTCGAGAAGGCCTGGCCGCTCGGGTTGGAGGCCAGCAGGTAGCGGGAATACGCGGTGGCCGAGGAAAGCCCTGTTTCGAGGTAGAAGGTGGCGGAGTTCGGCAGGGCCGCCAGCAAGGTCCCGGTCGCGTAGAAGAGCTGGAAATCGCCCGCCAGCCCCCCGGAAGTGGGCCAGCTCCAGCGGATCGCGGCGCTGGACACGGCGCAGGCGCTCAGCTTCGGCGGGGCGGGCGGCATGGTGTCGATGGCGAAGGCGAGCTCCGGGTCCTCGCCGTTGGCGAAGGCGAGGACCATCGACTCGGTCCGAGGCACGCGCAGGGTCGGCGCCACGCCGCCCACCCCGCCGCGGCTGTCGAGTTGGACGATCTTGCTCTCGTCCAAAGATTGGCCTGAAGGGAACTCGACGCCGACGCCCCCGGGAAGCGTTGCGCCGTCTCCCATCAGCATCCCGAAGGAGCCGTTCGTGCCGTAGAACCCGACGACCTGCCCGCGCGGCGCCCGCGCGATCCCCAGCGCCACGCCCTCGCCGGAGCTGATGGTCATCGGCCTCACCAGGGCCCGGACCGGGCCGTTGTAGCGCGGCGTCTGCGGCTCGATGGAGAGCGAGCCGCCCCGGACGGCGCCGCCGTGCTCGTCGTCAAGGCCGATCTCGAAGAGCCCGGTCTGCGCGTTGAAGTAGTTCTGGTACTCATAGAAAGACGGAGCGTCGTGGAAGAACCCCGCGTAGCGGGCGGCCAT
This window contains:
- a CDS encoding S41 family peptidase, translating into MASRTAAALLCFLALAGPAARADASEAIPLPQPENFSTMTWTQAFESFHAKFSREYAFTSWKSIDWAGLRGLYLPRITAAQAADDRWAYLTALRGYVLSIPDGHVSIKSPDLTAREEERTAGGFGLCLTGLDDGRVVAHRVLAGGPAAGAGMLAGAEITQWNGLPIATALAQVDLLWRKAFWPIATDAYERLERFTYLARAPAGTPATVVFRNDGAPAAQTAVLSAVNDDFATIKQANFAAPPDSSAPPIAFKMLPSGHGYLRVTMEGSTQSAYDDFRRAIQAFVDAGVPGVIVDLRDNAGGDDAMAARYAGFFHDAPSFYEYQNYFNAQTGLFEIGLDDEHGGAVRGGSLSIEPQTPRYNGPVRALVRPMTISSGEGVALGIARAPRGQVVGFYGTNGSFGMLMGDGATLPGGVGVEFPSGQSLDESKIVQLDSRGGVGGVAPTLRVPRTESMVLAFANGEDPELAFAIDTMPPAPPKLSACAVSSAAIRWSWPTSGGLAGDFQLFYATGTLLAALPNSATFYLETGLSSATAYSRYLLASNPSGQAFSSTVTVVTPGLGSYISGTSSQTLTGSDGQARLIIPISLQGAATGWMLSESPLQRPLTGDTTALIVAAVAPAGLRQSTGSLTEFIIAVDGVRSSGTLDPPVTVRIPYSDVNNTGFVDGTSPPVRADTLQLYTLNETSGLWEAVPGSTVDTVDKVVVGQLSHLSIFTAFGAGAVSGLSTLRVYPVPYRPNGGNADQGKPYSAADPNSGIIFDNLPQSVIIRIYTLTGSLVTSFSSEDSSGKLRWDARNDSGQDVATGGYLAVITSPGAAKVVKKILIIR
- a CDS encoding serine hydrolase, translating into PARALYDISYFPDEEFQGYALRPMPAPRPATDEAKAEQRRGLEAMVQEHVRQLHRQGRLAKDENTAWSVYDFTSGEKLVEINGDLKLQAASLIKPFIALAYMHQAKQGILAYDDAARGRLERMIQHSDNNATNWALRKLGGPAAVQSLLRRNYGSLLANVEIVEYIPRGGRTYRNRASAGDYSRFLLALWREELPGAVEIKRLMALPKRDRLRTGADLPQDTEDFSKTGSTSHLCGDMGVLLAKAPDGREYAYALIGIIEKRHAARHYFRWLHSRGDIIREMSGVFYRVIASMHGFGAGR